The following are encoded in a window of Hemitrygon akajei chromosome 24, sHemAka1.3, whole genome shotgun sequence genomic DNA:
- the ikbkg gene encoding NF-kappa-B essential modulator isoform X3 has translation MSRGQGSPVTAMVQPGALVDGDPETVAGEGLLTARPVGGVTPGTPADLGTMETLVQANRQLHRENVSLREAIRQSNQALRERCEELQEFQTQNRREREFVLSRFREARQLVEQLRAANAQLLRRASEAEVPEYVRLLKERKEELEDDLRVMRTENQLLRQQLAQTGTAQVVVREEAKAPNEEATSQSPVSRRPETQEGAPGPERPLAQLEQLEQRLKKQEAEFEARVQGLSRQVEQLSDDRASLKAQVTSLLAELKDSQRTVETLRARSAGLDDKCHALEERLRVQEKDAEAQKKQSSVTIDQLRIAVHNSESALKTERQNATEDKRKLAQLQAAYHQLFAEYDHTVRDGKRNRGQAEDIADQLKEAEGALAIKQDLIDKLKEEAETMKAELETVPVLKAQAEVFKADFLAERAAREKLHEQKELQQERMKALQAECDKLRAEHDMATRAHIEELQRRHSDSLRTPIGGQGNYFPNGSTIPFNVPSEPTLRHVFPDEQPDFRCPKCQYQAPDMDTLQIHVMDCIQ, from the exons atgTCTCGGGGCCAGGGCTCCCCCGTGACAGCCATGGTACAGCCCGGCGCACTGGTGGACGGCGACCCGGAGACGGTTGCCGGGGAAGGCCTGCTGACCGCCCGTCCCGTTGGTGGAGTGACCCCGGGGACCCCCGCCGACCTCGGCACTATGGAGACGCTGGTCCAGGCCAATCGGCAGCTGCATCGCGAGAACGTCAGCCTCCGAG AGGCGATCCGTCAGAGTAACCAGGCGCTGCGGGAGCGCTGCGAGGAGCTGCAGGAATTCCAGACGCAGAACCGGCGGGAGAGGGAGTTTGTGCTGAGCCGGTTCCGAGAGGCCAGGCAGCTGGTCGAGCAGCTGAGGGCCGCCAACGCACAGCTGCTGCGCAGGGCGAGCGAG GCGGAGGTCCCGGAGTACGTGCGCCTCCTGAAGGAGCGGAAGGAGGAGCTGGAGGACGACCTGCGGGTCATGAGGACCGAGAACCAGCTGCTGCGGCAGCAGTTGGCGCAGACCGGGACGGCGCAGGTGGTCGTGCGGGAagag GCAAAGGCACCGAATGAGGAAGCTACCAGCCAGTCACCAGTCAG CAGGAGGCCGGAGACGCAGGAGGGAGCCCCCGGGCCTGAGAGACCCTTGGCACAGCTGGAACAGCTGGAGCAGCGGCTGAAGAAGCAGGAGGCGGAGTTCGAGGCCAGAGTTCAGGGTCTGAGCCGTCAGGTCGAG CAACTGTCCGATGATCGAGCGTCGCTGAAGGCACAGGTCACGTCGCTGCTGGCCGAGCTGAAGGACAGCCAGAGGACGGTGGAAACACTGAGGGCACGGAGCGCTGGCCTGGACGACAA GTGCCACGCATTGGAGGAGAGGCTGAGGGTGCAGGAGAAGGATGCAGAGGCTCAGAAGAAACAGTCAAGTGTCACCATTGACCAACTCCGGATCGCAGTCCACAACTCGGAGTCTGCCCtgaagacagagagacagaacgCAACGGAGGACAA GCGGAAACTGGCCCAGTTACAGGCTGCCTACCATCAGCTGTTTGCCGAATACGACCACACAGTCAGGGACGGCAAGAGGAACAGG GGCCAAGCAGAGGACATTGCTGATCAGCTGAAGGAGGCCGAGGGCGCTCTGGCCATTAAGCAGGACCTGATCGACAAGCTGAAGGAGGAGGCCGAGACCATGAAGGCTGAGCTGGAGACGGTTCCTGTCCTGAAAGCCCAG gcCGAGGTTTTCAAAGCGGATTTCCTGGCGGAGCGGGCGGCCCGCGAGAAACTGCACGAACAGAAGGAGCTGCAGCAGGAGAGGATGAAGGCGCTGCAGGCCGAGTGCGATAAACTGCGGGCAGAGCACGACATGGCCACCAG ggcTCATATCGAGGAACTGCAGCGGCGACACAGCGACAGCCTGCGTACGCCCATCGGCGGCCAAG GTAACTACTTCCCGAACGGCAGCACCATCCCGTTCAACGTGCCCTCGGAGCCGACGCTGCGGCACGTGTTCCCGGACGAGCAGCCCGACTTCCGATGCCCCAAGTGCCAGTACCAGGCTCCGGACATGGACACTCTGCAGATACACGTCATGGACTGCATTCAGTGA
- the ikbkg gene encoding NF-kappa-B essential modulator isoform X2 — protein MSRGQGSPVTAMVQPGALVDGDPETVAGEGLLTARPVGGVTPGTPADLGTMETLVQANRQLHRENVSLREAIRQSNQALRERCEELQEFQTQNRREREFVLSRFREARQLVEQLRAANAQLLRRASEGMAVGSPSRGASESAESSLASYTTITQSMFNLPAAQQPEGQAEVPEYVRLLKERKEELEDDLRVMRTENQLLRQQLAQTGTAQVVVREEAKAPNEEATSQSPVRRPETQEGAPGPERPLAQLEQLEQRLKKQEAEFEARVQGLSRQVEQLSDDRASLKAQVTSLLAELKDSQRTVETLRARSAGLDDKCHALEERLRVQEKDAEAQKKQSSVTIDQLRIAVHNSESALKTERQNATEDKRKLAQLQAAYHQLFAEYDHTVRDGKRNRGQAEDIADQLKEAEGALAIKQDLIDKLKEEAETMKAELETVPVLKAQAEVFKADFLAERAAREKLHEQKELQQERMKALQAECDKLRAEHDMATRAHIEELQRRHSDSLRTPIGGQGNYFPNGSTIPFNVPSEPTLRHVFPDEQPDFRCPKCQYQAPDMDTLQIHVMDCIQ, from the exons atgTCTCGGGGCCAGGGCTCCCCCGTGACAGCCATGGTACAGCCCGGCGCACTGGTGGACGGCGACCCGGAGACGGTTGCCGGGGAAGGCCTGCTGACCGCCCGTCCCGTTGGTGGAGTGACCCCGGGGACCCCCGCCGACCTCGGCACTATGGAGACGCTGGTCCAGGCCAATCGGCAGCTGCATCGCGAGAACGTCAGCCTCCGAG AGGCGATCCGTCAGAGTAACCAGGCGCTGCGGGAGCGCTGCGAGGAGCTGCAGGAATTCCAGACGCAGAACCGGCGGGAGAGGGAGTTTGTGCTGAGCCGGTTCCGAGAGGCCAGGCAGCTGGTCGAGCAGCTGAGGGCCGCCAACGCACAGCTGCTGCGCAGGGCGAGCGAG GGGATGGCGGTAGGAAGCCCCTCCCGTGGTGCCTCCGAGAGTGCAGAGAGCTCCCTCGCCTCCTACACCACCATCACCCAGAGCATGTTTAACCTCCCCGCCGCACAGCAGCCCGAGGGTCAG GCGGAGGTCCCGGAGTACGTGCGCCTCCTGAAGGAGCGGAAGGAGGAGCTGGAGGACGACCTGCGGGTCATGAGGACCGAGAACCAGCTGCTGCGGCAGCAGTTGGCGCAGACCGGGACGGCGCAGGTGGTCGTGCGGGAagag GCAAAGGCACCGAATGAGGAAGCTACCAGCCAGTCACCAGTCAG GAGGCCGGAGACGCAGGAGGGAGCCCCCGGGCCTGAGAGACCCTTGGCACAGCTGGAACAGCTGGAGCAGCGGCTGAAGAAGCAGGAGGCGGAGTTCGAGGCCAGAGTTCAGGGTCTGAGCCGTCAGGTCGAG CAACTGTCCGATGATCGAGCGTCGCTGAAGGCACAGGTCACGTCGCTGCTGGCCGAGCTGAAGGACAGCCAGAGGACGGTGGAAACACTGAGGGCACGGAGCGCTGGCCTGGACGACAA GTGCCACGCATTGGAGGAGAGGCTGAGGGTGCAGGAGAAGGATGCAGAGGCTCAGAAGAAACAGTCAAGTGTCACCATTGACCAACTCCGGATCGCAGTCCACAACTCGGAGTCTGCCCtgaagacagagagacagaacgCAACGGAGGACAA GCGGAAACTGGCCCAGTTACAGGCTGCCTACCATCAGCTGTTTGCCGAATACGACCACACAGTCAGGGACGGCAAGAGGAACAGG GGCCAAGCAGAGGACATTGCTGATCAGCTGAAGGAGGCCGAGGGCGCTCTGGCCATTAAGCAGGACCTGATCGACAAGCTGAAGGAGGAGGCCGAGACCATGAAGGCTGAGCTGGAGACGGTTCCTGTCCTGAAAGCCCAG gcCGAGGTTTTCAAAGCGGATTTCCTGGCGGAGCGGGCGGCCCGCGAGAAACTGCACGAACAGAAGGAGCTGCAGCAGGAGAGGATGAAGGCGCTGCAGGCCGAGTGCGATAAACTGCGGGCAGAGCACGACATGGCCACCAG ggcTCATATCGAGGAACTGCAGCGGCGACACAGCGACAGCCTGCGTACGCCCATCGGCGGCCAAG GTAACTACTTCCCGAACGGCAGCACCATCCCGTTCAACGTGCCCTCGGAGCCGACGCTGCGGCACGTGTTCCCGGACGAGCAGCCCGACTTCCGATGCCCCAAGTGCCAGTACCAGGCTCCGGACATGGACACTCTGCAGATACACGTCATGGACTGCATTCAGTGA
- the ikbkg gene encoding NF-kappa-B essential modulator isoform X5 gives MSRGQGSPVTAMVQPGALVDGDPETVAGEGLLTARPVGGVTPGTPADLGTMETLVQANRQLHRENVSLREAIRQSNQALRERCEELQEFQTQNRREREFVLSRFREARQLVEQLRAANAQLLRRASEAKAPNEEATSQSPVRRPETQEGAPGPERPLAQLEQLEQRLKKQEAEFEARVQGLSRQVEQLSDDRASLKAQVTSLLAELKDSQRTVETLRARSAGLDDKCHALEERLRVQEKDAEAQKKQSSVTIDQLRIAVHNSESALKTERQNATEDKRKLAQLQAAYHQLFAEYDHTVRDGKRNRGQAEDIADQLKEAEGALAIKQDLIDKLKEEAETMKAELETVPVLKAQAEVFKADFLAERAAREKLHEQKELQQERMKALQAECDKLRAEHDMATRAHIEELQRRHSDSLRTPIGGQGNYFPNGSTIPFNVPSEPTLRHVFPDEQPDFRCPKCQYQAPDMDTLQIHVMDCIQ, from the exons atgTCTCGGGGCCAGGGCTCCCCCGTGACAGCCATGGTACAGCCCGGCGCACTGGTGGACGGCGACCCGGAGACGGTTGCCGGGGAAGGCCTGCTGACCGCCCGTCCCGTTGGTGGAGTGACCCCGGGGACCCCCGCCGACCTCGGCACTATGGAGACGCTGGTCCAGGCCAATCGGCAGCTGCATCGCGAGAACGTCAGCCTCCGAG AGGCGATCCGTCAGAGTAACCAGGCGCTGCGGGAGCGCTGCGAGGAGCTGCAGGAATTCCAGACGCAGAACCGGCGGGAGAGGGAGTTTGTGCTGAGCCGGTTCCGAGAGGCCAGGCAGCTGGTCGAGCAGCTGAGGGCCGCCAACGCACAGCTGCTGCGCAGGGCGAGCGAG GCAAAGGCACCGAATGAGGAAGCTACCAGCCAGTCACCAGTCAG GAGGCCGGAGACGCAGGAGGGAGCCCCCGGGCCTGAGAGACCCTTGGCACAGCTGGAACAGCTGGAGCAGCGGCTGAAGAAGCAGGAGGCGGAGTTCGAGGCCAGAGTTCAGGGTCTGAGCCGTCAGGTCGAG CAACTGTCCGATGATCGAGCGTCGCTGAAGGCACAGGTCACGTCGCTGCTGGCCGAGCTGAAGGACAGCCAGAGGACGGTGGAAACACTGAGGGCACGGAGCGCTGGCCTGGACGACAA GTGCCACGCATTGGAGGAGAGGCTGAGGGTGCAGGAGAAGGATGCAGAGGCTCAGAAGAAACAGTCAAGTGTCACCATTGACCAACTCCGGATCGCAGTCCACAACTCGGAGTCTGCCCtgaagacagagagacagaacgCAACGGAGGACAA GCGGAAACTGGCCCAGTTACAGGCTGCCTACCATCAGCTGTTTGCCGAATACGACCACACAGTCAGGGACGGCAAGAGGAACAGG GGCCAAGCAGAGGACATTGCTGATCAGCTGAAGGAGGCCGAGGGCGCTCTGGCCATTAAGCAGGACCTGATCGACAAGCTGAAGGAGGAGGCCGAGACCATGAAGGCTGAGCTGGAGACGGTTCCTGTCCTGAAAGCCCAG gcCGAGGTTTTCAAAGCGGATTTCCTGGCGGAGCGGGCGGCCCGCGAGAAACTGCACGAACAGAAGGAGCTGCAGCAGGAGAGGATGAAGGCGCTGCAGGCCGAGTGCGATAAACTGCGGGCAGAGCACGACATGGCCACCAG ggcTCATATCGAGGAACTGCAGCGGCGACACAGCGACAGCCTGCGTACGCCCATCGGCGGCCAAG GTAACTACTTCCCGAACGGCAGCACCATCCCGTTCAACGTGCCCTCGGAGCCGACGCTGCGGCACGTGTTCCCGGACGAGCAGCCCGACTTCCGATGCCCCAAGTGCCAGTACCAGGCTCCGGACATGGACACTCTGCAGATACACGTCATGGACTGCATTCAGTGA
- the ikbkg gene encoding NF-kappa-B essential modulator isoform X1 produces the protein MSRGQGSPVTAMVQPGALVDGDPETVAGEGLLTARPVGGVTPGTPADLGTMETLVQANRQLHRENVSLREAIRQSNQALRERCEELQEFQTQNRREREFVLSRFREARQLVEQLRAANAQLLRRASEGMAVGSPSRGASESAESSLASYTTITQSMFNLPAAQQPEGQAEVPEYVRLLKERKEELEDDLRVMRTENQLLRQQLAQTGTAQVVVREEAKAPNEEATSQSPVSRRPETQEGAPGPERPLAQLEQLEQRLKKQEAEFEARVQGLSRQVEQLSDDRASLKAQVTSLLAELKDSQRTVETLRARSAGLDDKCHALEERLRVQEKDAEAQKKQSSVTIDQLRIAVHNSESALKTERQNATEDKRKLAQLQAAYHQLFAEYDHTVRDGKRNRGQAEDIADQLKEAEGALAIKQDLIDKLKEEAETMKAELETVPVLKAQAEVFKADFLAERAAREKLHEQKELQQERMKALQAECDKLRAEHDMATRAHIEELQRRHSDSLRTPIGGQGNYFPNGSTIPFNVPSEPTLRHVFPDEQPDFRCPKCQYQAPDMDTLQIHVMDCIQ, from the exons atgTCTCGGGGCCAGGGCTCCCCCGTGACAGCCATGGTACAGCCCGGCGCACTGGTGGACGGCGACCCGGAGACGGTTGCCGGGGAAGGCCTGCTGACCGCCCGTCCCGTTGGTGGAGTGACCCCGGGGACCCCCGCCGACCTCGGCACTATGGAGACGCTGGTCCAGGCCAATCGGCAGCTGCATCGCGAGAACGTCAGCCTCCGAG AGGCGATCCGTCAGAGTAACCAGGCGCTGCGGGAGCGCTGCGAGGAGCTGCAGGAATTCCAGACGCAGAACCGGCGGGAGAGGGAGTTTGTGCTGAGCCGGTTCCGAGAGGCCAGGCAGCTGGTCGAGCAGCTGAGGGCCGCCAACGCACAGCTGCTGCGCAGGGCGAGCGAG GGGATGGCGGTAGGAAGCCCCTCCCGTGGTGCCTCCGAGAGTGCAGAGAGCTCCCTCGCCTCCTACACCACCATCACCCAGAGCATGTTTAACCTCCCCGCCGCACAGCAGCCCGAGGGTCAG GCGGAGGTCCCGGAGTACGTGCGCCTCCTGAAGGAGCGGAAGGAGGAGCTGGAGGACGACCTGCGGGTCATGAGGACCGAGAACCAGCTGCTGCGGCAGCAGTTGGCGCAGACCGGGACGGCGCAGGTGGTCGTGCGGGAagag GCAAAGGCACCGAATGAGGAAGCTACCAGCCAGTCACCAGTCAG CAGGAGGCCGGAGACGCAGGAGGGAGCCCCCGGGCCTGAGAGACCCTTGGCACAGCTGGAACAGCTGGAGCAGCGGCTGAAGAAGCAGGAGGCGGAGTTCGAGGCCAGAGTTCAGGGTCTGAGCCGTCAGGTCGAG CAACTGTCCGATGATCGAGCGTCGCTGAAGGCACAGGTCACGTCGCTGCTGGCCGAGCTGAAGGACAGCCAGAGGACGGTGGAAACACTGAGGGCACGGAGCGCTGGCCTGGACGACAA GTGCCACGCATTGGAGGAGAGGCTGAGGGTGCAGGAGAAGGATGCAGAGGCTCAGAAGAAACAGTCAAGTGTCACCATTGACCAACTCCGGATCGCAGTCCACAACTCGGAGTCTGCCCtgaagacagagagacagaacgCAACGGAGGACAA GCGGAAACTGGCCCAGTTACAGGCTGCCTACCATCAGCTGTTTGCCGAATACGACCACACAGTCAGGGACGGCAAGAGGAACAGG GGCCAAGCAGAGGACATTGCTGATCAGCTGAAGGAGGCCGAGGGCGCTCTGGCCATTAAGCAGGACCTGATCGACAAGCTGAAGGAGGAGGCCGAGACCATGAAGGCTGAGCTGGAGACGGTTCCTGTCCTGAAAGCCCAG gcCGAGGTTTTCAAAGCGGATTTCCTGGCGGAGCGGGCGGCCCGCGAGAAACTGCACGAACAGAAGGAGCTGCAGCAGGAGAGGATGAAGGCGCTGCAGGCCGAGTGCGATAAACTGCGGGCAGAGCACGACATGGCCACCAG ggcTCATATCGAGGAACTGCAGCGGCGACACAGCGACAGCCTGCGTACGCCCATCGGCGGCCAAG GTAACTACTTCCCGAACGGCAGCACCATCCCGTTCAACGTGCCCTCGGAGCCGACGCTGCGGCACGTGTTCCCGGACGAGCAGCCCGACTTCCGATGCCCCAAGTGCCAGTACCAGGCTCCGGACATGGACACTCTGCAGATACACGTCATGGACTGCATTCAGTGA
- the ikbkg gene encoding NF-kappa-B essential modulator isoform X4, with product MSRGQGSPVTAMVQPGALVDGDPETVAGEGLLTARPVGGVTPGTPADLGTMETLVQANRQLHRENVSLREAIRQSNQALRERCEELQEFQTQNRREREFVLSRFREARQLVEQLRAANAQLLRRASEAKAPNEEATSQSPVSRRPETQEGAPGPERPLAQLEQLEQRLKKQEAEFEARVQGLSRQVEQLSDDRASLKAQVTSLLAELKDSQRTVETLRARSAGLDDKCHALEERLRVQEKDAEAQKKQSSVTIDQLRIAVHNSESALKTERQNATEDKRKLAQLQAAYHQLFAEYDHTVRDGKRNRGQAEDIADQLKEAEGALAIKQDLIDKLKEEAETMKAELETVPVLKAQAEVFKADFLAERAAREKLHEQKELQQERMKALQAECDKLRAEHDMATRAHIEELQRRHSDSLRTPIGGQGNYFPNGSTIPFNVPSEPTLRHVFPDEQPDFRCPKCQYQAPDMDTLQIHVMDCIQ from the exons atgTCTCGGGGCCAGGGCTCCCCCGTGACAGCCATGGTACAGCCCGGCGCACTGGTGGACGGCGACCCGGAGACGGTTGCCGGGGAAGGCCTGCTGACCGCCCGTCCCGTTGGTGGAGTGACCCCGGGGACCCCCGCCGACCTCGGCACTATGGAGACGCTGGTCCAGGCCAATCGGCAGCTGCATCGCGAGAACGTCAGCCTCCGAG AGGCGATCCGTCAGAGTAACCAGGCGCTGCGGGAGCGCTGCGAGGAGCTGCAGGAATTCCAGACGCAGAACCGGCGGGAGAGGGAGTTTGTGCTGAGCCGGTTCCGAGAGGCCAGGCAGCTGGTCGAGCAGCTGAGGGCCGCCAACGCACAGCTGCTGCGCAGGGCGAGCGAG GCAAAGGCACCGAATGAGGAAGCTACCAGCCAGTCACCAGTCAG CAGGAGGCCGGAGACGCAGGAGGGAGCCCCCGGGCCTGAGAGACCCTTGGCACAGCTGGAACAGCTGGAGCAGCGGCTGAAGAAGCAGGAGGCGGAGTTCGAGGCCAGAGTTCAGGGTCTGAGCCGTCAGGTCGAG CAACTGTCCGATGATCGAGCGTCGCTGAAGGCACAGGTCACGTCGCTGCTGGCCGAGCTGAAGGACAGCCAGAGGACGGTGGAAACACTGAGGGCACGGAGCGCTGGCCTGGACGACAA GTGCCACGCATTGGAGGAGAGGCTGAGGGTGCAGGAGAAGGATGCAGAGGCTCAGAAGAAACAGTCAAGTGTCACCATTGACCAACTCCGGATCGCAGTCCACAACTCGGAGTCTGCCCtgaagacagagagacagaacgCAACGGAGGACAA GCGGAAACTGGCCCAGTTACAGGCTGCCTACCATCAGCTGTTTGCCGAATACGACCACACAGTCAGGGACGGCAAGAGGAACAGG GGCCAAGCAGAGGACATTGCTGATCAGCTGAAGGAGGCCGAGGGCGCTCTGGCCATTAAGCAGGACCTGATCGACAAGCTGAAGGAGGAGGCCGAGACCATGAAGGCTGAGCTGGAGACGGTTCCTGTCCTGAAAGCCCAG gcCGAGGTTTTCAAAGCGGATTTCCTGGCGGAGCGGGCGGCCCGCGAGAAACTGCACGAACAGAAGGAGCTGCAGCAGGAGAGGATGAAGGCGCTGCAGGCCGAGTGCGATAAACTGCGGGCAGAGCACGACATGGCCACCAG ggcTCATATCGAGGAACTGCAGCGGCGACACAGCGACAGCCTGCGTACGCCCATCGGCGGCCAAG GTAACTACTTCCCGAACGGCAGCACCATCCCGTTCAACGTGCCCTCGGAGCCGACGCTGCGGCACGTGTTCCCGGACGAGCAGCCCGACTTCCGATGCCCCAAGTGCCAGTACCAGGCTCCGGACATGGACACTCTGCAGATACACGTCATGGACTGCATTCAGTGA